In Flavobacteriaceae bacterium, the following proteins share a genomic window:
- a CDS encoding DUF2271 domain-containing protein, translated as MKRAQIFKIIPVLIIVVFALFGFKSNAPSSKYKCLIQMINYTGEGAYITISLMNPEGEYEKTLYVQGDDKEWYHDIKEWWKFYGKRRTDIDAITGATISGGQRRISIIELDDDKIDTGYKIRFETAIEDKGYNTSDVEFELTSETIKSKFEGTGFIRYVRMLPQ; from the coding sequence ATGAAAAGAGCACAGATTTTTAAAATAATTCCAGTATTAATAATCGTTGTTTTTGCATTGTTTGGGTTTAAAAGCAATGCGCCAAGTAGCAAATATAAATGCTTGATTCAAATGATTAATTATACAGGGGAAGGCGCTTACATTACTATTTCATTAATGAACCCAGAAGGAGAATACGAAAAAACACTTTATGTGCAAGGAGATGATAAAGAATGGTATCACGATATTAAAGAGTGGTGGAAATTTTATGGAAAAAGACGTACAGACATAGATGCTATTACTGGAGCTACTATTAGTGGTGGACAAAGGAGGATTAGTATTATTGAACTAGATGATGATAAAATTGATACAGGCTATAAAATTCGCTTTGAAACTGCTATAGAAGATAAAGGATATAATACTTCTGATGTAGAATTTGAATTAACATCAGAAACGATTAAAAGTAAATTTGAAGGAACAGGGTTTATAAGATATGTCCGTATGTTACCCCAGTAA
- a CDS encoding PadR family transcriptional regulator, with amino-acid sequence MKETQLGDFEETILLLVGILMNDAYAFKIAEEFESQTNRRVSIGSVHSTLSRLTKKGFLISEMTGASNERGGRRKRVYSITASGKLVLEKAREFKLSLWKQFPAFGN; translated from the coding sequence ATGAAAGAAACACAACTTGGTGATTTTGAAGAGACCATATTATTGCTCGTAGGTATTTTAATGAATGATGCATATGCTTTTAAAATTGCTGAAGAGTTTGAGTCGCAAACTAACAGAAGAGTGTCGATAGGGTCTGTACATTCAACTTTAAGTAGACTTACCAAAAAGGGGTTTTTAATATCTGAAATGACAGGAGCATCAAACGAACGTGGAGGTAGAAGGAAGCGTGTGTATTCTATCACAGCATCTGGGAAGCTAGTATTAGAAAAAGCTAGAGAATTTAAACTTTCGCTTTGGAAACAATTTCCTGCATTTGGTAATTAA
- a CDS encoding FAD-binding oxidoreductase, whose product MTISIWRYSHLTLAISSALFLILASVTGIILAFEPISNQLQPYNIEAAKEIRLSQTISILEETYDEILTVEIDNNDFVSASVITTEGENEFFYINPITGEKIGDIIEKKPIFKFATNLHRSLFLKRIGRFFVGLVSFLLFLIAITGVLLIIKRQGNLKRFFSKINKEYFEQYYHIIFGRFLLIPILIIALTGVYLSLEKFSLLPSNKINHDINYNTITDTPKKEVKEFDVFNSIQLKDVRGVEFPFSDDAEDYFYIKLLDKEIIVNQYTGKILSEIEYPFVTLASNWSLIMHTGQGSILWSIILLLASISILFFMYSGFLMTIRRRKKSKNLKNKYKKDECEYIILVGSETGSTFGFANMLYNALLDLNKTVFISELNKYDFYKKAQHLIIFTATYGEGDAPINAKKFKQVFNKIKPNNKLHFSVLGFGSLAYPDFCKYAIEIDDFLNSHSNFKSVLELHKINNQSFESFKNWIKLWNEKTGLPILIKQPEVKKNKNDKPFKVISKTVINEDDTFLLRLKSLNKTKFRSGDLFAFYPEQDNVKRLYSIGKVDGDILLSIKKHQFGICSTYFNKLENNDVIKASIEQNKEFNFPTNAKTVVMIANGTGIAPFLGMLNENNKKVKTHLFWGGRNKTSLELYNDIIETAKKTRRLSTLNIAYSQEKEERVYVQDLIFEEAEFMANVLKNKGVVLICGSVAMQNQVIKVLERITKTQLNLPISEFQNREQIRMDCY is encoded by the coding sequence ATGACTATTTCAATTTGGAGATATAGCCATCTTACTTTAGCTATTTCTTCTGCTTTATTTTTAATATTAGCTTCTGTAACTGGGATTATTTTAGCTTTTGAACCTATCTCCAATCAGCTGCAACCTTATAATATTGAAGCTGCAAAAGAGATACGTTTATCACAAACTATATCAATATTAGAAGAAACCTACGATGAAATTTTAACTGTTGAAATAGATAATAATGATTTTGTTAGTGCTTCGGTTATAACTACTGAAGGAGAAAATGAATTTTTTTATATTAATCCAATAACTGGTGAGAAAATAGGTGACATAATAGAAAAAAAACCTATTTTTAAATTTGCAACTAATTTGCATAGATCCCTATTTTTAAAAAGAATAGGTCGTTTTTTTGTTGGATTAGTTTCTTTTTTATTGTTTTTAATAGCTATTACTGGAGTACTCTTAATTATCAAGAGACAAGGTAATCTAAAACGCTTCTTTTCAAAAATTAATAAAGAATATTTTGAGCAGTATTACCATATCATTTTTGGTCGATTTTTATTAATTCCAATATTAATTATAGCATTAACGGGAGTCTATTTATCGTTGGAAAAATTTTCTTTACTTCCTTCAAATAAAATAAATCATGATATAAATTATAATACAATAACTGATACGCCTAAAAAAGAGGTTAAGGAGTTTGATGTATTTAATTCTATACAATTAAAGGATGTTAGAGGTGTAGAGTTTCCTTTTTCTGATGATGCAGAAGATTATTTCTATATTAAACTTTTAGATAAGGAAATTATAGTTAATCAATATACTGGAAAAATACTAAGTGAAATAGAATATCCTTTTGTAACTCTTGCATCCAATTGGAGCTTAATAATGCATACAGGGCAAGGAAGTATACTATGGTCAATCATTTTACTATTAGCATCTATCTCTATTTTGTTTTTTATGTATTCAGGATTCTTAATGACGATAAGAAGACGTAAAAAAAGCAAGAATTTAAAGAATAAATATAAGAAGGATGAATGCGAGTATATTATTTTAGTTGGGTCTGAAACTGGTAGCACTTTTGGTTTTGCAAATATGTTATACAATGCGCTTTTAGATTTAAATAAAACAGTTTTTATTTCTGAGTTAAATAAATATGACTTCTACAAAAAAGCACAGCATTTAATTATTTTTACTGCTACTTATGGAGAAGGAGATGCCCCTATAAATGCAAAAAAATTCAAACAGGTTTTTAATAAAATAAAACCTAATAATAAACTTCATTTTTCTGTTTTGGGATTTGGTTCTTTAGCATATCCAGATTTTTGTAAGTATGCTATTGAAATTGATGATTTTTTAAACTCACATTCAAATTTCAAATCTGTTTTAGAATTACACAAAATAAACAACCAATCTTTTGAATCTTTTAAAAACTGGATCAAATTGTGGAACGAAAAAACAGGGTTACCAATTCTGATAAAACAGCCAGAAGTTAAAAAAAATAAAAATGATAAACCGTTTAAAGTTATTAGTAAAACTGTAATTAATGAAGATGATACATTTTTATTACGTTTAAAATCATTAAATAAAACAAAATTTCGATCAGGAGATTTATTTGCATTTTATCCAGAACAAGATAATGTAAAGCGTTTGTATTCTATTGGTAAAGTTGATGGAGACATTCTCTTAAGCATTAAAAAACACCAATTTGGTATCTGCTCTACATATTTTAATAAACTTGAAAATAATGATGTTATTAAAGCTTCAATAGAGCAAAACAAAGAGTTTAACTTTCCAACTAATGCAAAAACTGTTGTTATGATTGCTAATGGTACAGGGATAGCTCCTTTTTTAGGAATGTTAAATGAAAATAATAAAAAAGTTAAAACACATTTGTTTTGGGGAGGGCGTAATAAAACATCATTAGAATTATATAATGATATTATTGAAACTGCTAAAAAAACAAGGCGACTATCTACCTTAAATATAGCTTATTCACAAGAAAAAGAAGAAAGAGTGTATGTGCAAGATTTAATTTTTGAAGAAGCTGAATTTATGGCCAACGTATTAAAGAATAAAGGAGTTGTTCTTATTTGTGGGTCTGTAGCGATGCAAAATCAAGTTATCAAAGTTTTAGAAAGGATAACTAAAACACAGTTAAACTTACCTATAAGTGAGTTTCAAAATAGAGAACAAATTAGAATGGATTGCTATTAA
- a CDS encoding response regulator, which translates to MNPKKIVLAEDNSTLSLLLKFRLEKEGYELLIAVDGKEAIELIETHNPDLILTDVMMPFVSGLEVISHLRNKLEKDTPIIVFSSAGQEEMILKAFSLGANDFMGKPFSPNELVIRVKRLLS; encoded by the coding sequence ATGAACCCAAAAAAGATTGTATTAGCAGAAGATAATTCGACACTCTCGTTGCTATTAAAATTTAGACTCGAGAAAGAAGGCTACGAATTATTAATAGCTGTAGATGGTAAAGAAGCCATTGAACTGATTGAAACTCACAATCCTGATTTGATCTTAACAGATGTTATGATGCCTTTTGTAAGTGGATTAGAAGTGATTAGTCATTTAAGAAATAAGCTAGAAAAAGATACTCCAATAATTGTTTTTTCTTCTGCAGGTCAGGAAGAGATGATATTAAAAGCATTTAGCTTAGGAGCAAATGATTTTATGGGTAAACCTTTTAGCCCAAATGAGTTAGTGATTAGGGTTAAAAGACTTTTAAGTTAA
- a CDS encoding DUF58 domain-containing protein, producing MDLQNELHKASGFKNLELLAKQVVEGFIAGMHKSPFHGFSAEFAEHKIYNQGESTRHIDWKLFAKTDKLYTKRYDEETNLRCHIIIDNSSSMHYPLVDSLSIDSLNKIGFSALASASLMHILKKQRDAVGLSVYSNAYDYYAPEKGSERHHRMLLNQLSEMAISKPQNKQTETYEYLHQIAEKIHRRSMIFLFTDMFQTGVNENKLFEALRHLKYNKHDVILFHVFDKEKELSFDFDNKPKRFVDVETGEHIDLYAENIKANYKTAVDAYFNNIRLKCGQYQIKYVEANVNENFNKILTTYMVERQKFI from the coding sequence ATGGATTTACAAAACGAATTACATAAAGCTTCAGGTTTTAAAAACCTTGAGTTACTTGCCAAACAAGTAGTAGAAGGGTTTATAGCAGGAATGCATAAGAGTCCTTTTCATGGATTTTCTGCCGAATTTGCTGAACATAAAATTTACAATCAAGGAGAAAGCACAAGACATATCGATTGGAAATTATTTGCTAAAACAGATAAATTATATACCAAACGCTATGACGAAGAAACCAATTTACGTTGTCATATTATTATAGATAATAGTAGCTCGATGCATTACCCTTTAGTAGATAGTTTGTCGATAGATTCACTAAACAAAATAGGGTTTTCGGCATTGGCATCAGCATCACTAATGCATATTTTAAAAAAACAACGTGATGCTGTTGGTCTAAGTGTATATAGTAATGCCTACGATTATTATGCTCCAGAGAAAGGAAGTGAGAGACATCACAGAATGCTATTGAATCAACTGAGTGAAATGGCAATTTCTAAACCTCAGAATAAGCAGACAGAAACTTACGAATATCTACATCAAATTGCAGAAAAGATACATCGCCGCTCGATGATTTTCTTATTTACAGACATGTTTCAAACTGGTGTTAATGAGAATAAACTTTTTGAAGCCCTACGTCATTTGAAATACAATAAACACGATGTGATTTTATTTCATGTGTTTGATAAAGAAAAAGAATTAAGTTTCGATTTTGATAATAAACCTAAGCGTTTTGTAGATGTAGAGACAGGTGAACATATCGATTTGTATGCAGAAAATATTAAAGCCAATTACAAAACGGCGGTAGATGCTTATTTTAATAATATTCGCTTAAAATGCGGACAGTATCAGATAAAATACGTGGAAGCAAATGTTAACGAAAATTTTAATAAAATACTGACTACCTATATGGTAGAGCGTCAAAAATTTATTTAA
- a CDS encoding ankyrin repeat domain-containing protein, with amino-acid sequence MKYITLLLFVIVFNGSAQNTNVFLDRAFWKANPSIDLIDKEIAKGNNILEFNQSTFNGLSYAILDGVDNETIKHIFKKEKVDVNMLTHDARTYIFWAASRNNVELMEFLIKNGAKLDIKDSNANTVLNYAALNGQTNPKLYDLLISNGVDIKEEKTLYGANALLLVAPYVKDFKEIEYFISKGIDINTTDTNGNGIFNYVARSGNTKMLNTLIKKGVSYKKPNKEGGNAMFFASQGLRRKANSLEFFKYLESLGIKPNTITDKGESPLHTLAFRSNDKEVFNYFINKGVDVNQANNEGNTAFMNAVRRNNLEIVSFLSTYLKDINNTNNKGVSSLALAIRYNTPEIVEFIINKEASIEGNDAKGNNIGYYLINSYSSARKESFESKLKLLQSKNFDFNTPQESGSTLLHIALDKNNLDLLKYLQAFKIDVNTINDEGVTILHKAVMTAKDDKIIKYLIAIGADKNIKTSFEESVFDLASENELLQKNNIDISFLK; translated from the coding sequence ATGAAATATATAACTTTATTATTATTTGTAATTGTATTTAATGGAAGTGCTCAAAATACAAATGTGTTTTTAGATAGAGCATTTTGGAAAGCCAATCCAAGTATAGATCTTATAGATAAAGAAATTGCTAAAGGCAATAATATTTTAGAGTTTAACCAATCTACCTTTAATGGGCTATCATATGCAATTTTAGATGGTGTAGATAATGAAACGATTAAACATATATTTAAAAAAGAGAAAGTAGATGTTAATATGTTAACTCATGATGCTAGAACTTATATTTTTTGGGCAGCTAGTAGAAATAATGTAGAGTTAATGGAGTTTTTAATTAAAAATGGGGCTAAACTGGATATTAAAGACAGTAATGCCAATACTGTACTAAACTATGCCGCTTTAAATGGGCAAACCAATCCAAAATTATATGACCTACTTATATCTAATGGAGTAGATATTAAAGAAGAGAAAACTCTTTATGGAGCAAATGCTTTATTATTAGTAGCACCTTATGTTAAAGATTTTAAAGAAATTGAATACTTTATATCTAAAGGAATAGATATTAATACTACAGATACTAATGGAAATGGAATTTTTAACTATGTTGCCAGATCTGGTAATACCAAAATGTTAAATACACTTATTAAAAAAGGAGTTTCCTATAAGAAACCTAATAAAGAAGGTGGTAACGCAATGTTTTTTGCTAGCCAGGGGTTACGTAGAAAAGCGAATTCTTTAGAGTTTTTTAAGTACTTAGAATCATTAGGTATTAAACCAAATACAATTACAGATAAAGGAGAATCACCGTTACATACTTTAGCATTTAGAAGTAATGATAAAGAGGTATTTAATTATTTTATTAATAAAGGTGTAGATGTAAATCAAGCTAATAATGAAGGAAATACTGCTTTTATGAATGCAGTTAGAAGAAATAACCTTGAAATAGTTTCATTTTTATCAACCTATTTAAAAGATATTAATAATACGAATAATAAAGGTGTTTCATCACTAGCTCTAGCTATACGATATAACACTCCTGAAATAGTAGAATTTATTATTAATAAAGAGGCAAGTATAGAGGGGAATGATGCAAAAGGAAATAATATTGGGTATTATCTAATTAATTCTTATAGCTCAGCAAGGAAAGAAAGTTTTGAGAGTAAATTAAAACTATTACAATCTAAAAACTTTGATTTTAATACCCCCCAAGAAAGTGGAAGTACTCTGTTACATATTGCTTTAGATAAAAACAATTTAGATTTATTAAAATATTTGCAGGCATTTAAGATTGATGTAAATACAATAAATGACGAAGGTGTTACTATCCTACATAAAGCCGTAATGACTGCTAAAGACGATAAAATTATTAAATATCTAATAGCTATAGGAGCAGACAAAAACATAAAAACAAGTTTTGAAGAATCTGTTTTTGATTTAGCAAGTGAAAACGAGTTACTACAAAAAAATAATATAGATATCAGTTTTTTAAAATAG
- a CDS encoding ABC transporter permease translates to MKNKPPKIAQKLLRFFLKEDLEEEVLGDLLENYKSMSENMSKRKVKLNYWYQVLNYIRPFALKKILPNLIFENKMFRHDVLISLRSFKRYKGTFFINLIGLVCGICSAMFIYLWVHKELSFDKFHAKKETIYQVLQNAETAAGILTFEWTPALLAPTLKERFPNVEYATSVIPTEYFEETSYLINDNNYFEINEQFVDEDFLKVFSFNIIYGNENSLNQSSSNVLISESVALRLFGKKNVIGKVVKLQNEILEKDYLIGGVFKDVPSASSLNFNVLVNLREFQLAKSEDFFNWNNNNPSTYIALNESTDLNGFNTSIYNLVEQFDSKVKTKLFTQKLVDRYLYGNYVDGIPKEGRIIYIRLFALIGFVLLLIACINFMNLSTAKASTRLKELGVKKTLGASRWSLLRQYYTEAFLISLIASTCSLVLVYFTLPLFNEVTGSSLSLIWDIELILGLIGITLLSTIISGSYPAIYLSKLKTLASLSGRLSGSFSDLWVRRSLVIFQFSASIILIAGVLIINRQIDYIHTKNLGYDRDNVFYFSNDGIEESDQELLLNEINKISGVKNAAAADNNLTGNFGRTGGVHWPKQLPEEKLSFIKIETGANFIETMGIDMHSGRSFDAERLSDYTDKVILNQTAVKKMQLDNPVGTIIKLWGRDRQVIGVVKDFHALSLYEKIEPTLMIISKDKLSETFVKIRPGNLVTTINQIEDIYKKFSQGLPFKYDFVDKTYSAIYKGEKQVADLSKLFCAIAIIISCLGLMGLASFVSERRTKEIGIRKVLGSSNISLIKLLSSDFIRTISLAILLSIPISYYLSYNWVQNFAYAIEIKWWYFALVTLVTFMIFSLTVLSQILRVISAKAIDSLRCE, encoded by the coding sequence TTGAAAAATAAGCCACCAAAAATAGCTCAGAAACTACTTAGATTTTTTTTAAAAGAAGATTTAGAGGAAGAAGTATTAGGTGATCTTTTAGAAAATTACAAATCTATGAGTGAAAATATGTCAAAAAGGAAAGTCAAGTTGAATTATTGGTATCAGGTTTTAAATTATATAAGACCATTCGCTCTAAAGAAAATTTTACCTAATTTAATTTTTGAAAATAAAATGTTTAGACACGATGTACTTATTTCACTTCGTTCTTTTAAGCGTTATAAAGGAACATTTTTTATAAATCTTATAGGCCTTGTGTGTGGTATATGCTCGGCAATGTTTATATACTTATGGGTTCATAAGGAGTTGAGTTTTGATAAATTTCATGCAAAAAAAGAGACTATTTATCAAGTATTACAAAATGCAGAAACAGCGGCAGGGATTTTAACTTTTGAATGGACACCAGCATTATTAGCACCTACTTTAAAAGAGCGTTTCCCTAATGTAGAATATGCTACTAGTGTTATACCTACGGAATACTTTGAAGAGACTAGTTATTTAATTAATGATAACAACTATTTTGAAATCAATGAGCAGTTTGTAGATGAAGATTTTTTGAAGGTATTTTCTTTTAATATAATCTATGGTAATGAAAATTCTTTAAACCAAAGCTCTAGTAATGTGTTAATTTCAGAATCTGTAGCGTTGCGTTTATTTGGAAAAAAGAATGTAATAGGTAAAGTAGTTAAGCTGCAAAATGAGATTTTAGAAAAAGATTATTTAATTGGAGGTGTTTTTAAAGATGTACCATCTGCTTCTAGTTTAAATTTTAATGTTTTAGTGAACTTGCGAGAGTTTCAATTGGCGAAAAGTGAAGATTTTTTTAATTGGAATAATAATAACCCTAGTACTTATATTGCCTTAAATGAATCAACTGATTTAAATGGATTTAATACGTCTATTTATAATCTAGTAGAACAGTTTGATTCGAAAGTAAAGACAAAATTATTCACTCAAAAACTAGTAGATCGCTATTTATATGGAAATTATGTAGATGGAATACCAAAAGAAGGTCGGATAATATACATAAGACTTTTTGCACTTATAGGATTTGTGCTATTATTGATTGCTTGTATAAATTTTATGAATTTATCGACTGCTAAAGCAAGTACAAGACTAAAAGAGTTGGGTGTAAAGAAAACACTGGGCGCTTCAAGATGGTCGCTTCTAAGACAATATTATACAGAAGCTTTTCTAATTTCCTTAATTGCGAGTACCTGCTCATTAGTACTTGTATATTTTACTCTTCCTCTTTTTAATGAAGTTACCGGAAGTTCATTATCCTTAATTTGGGACATTGAATTGATTCTGGGATTAATAGGGATTACACTATTGAGCACAATTATTTCTGGGAGTTATCCAGCTATATATTTATCTAAACTAAAAACATTAGCTTCTTTAAGTGGACGTTTATCAGGAAGTTTTAGCGATTTATGGGTGAGACGGTCTTTAGTAATTTTTCAGTTTTCTGCTAGTATTATTCTAATTGCTGGAGTTTTAATTATAAATAGGCAAATAGATTATATTCATACCAAAAATTTAGGATATGATCGTGATAATGTATTTTATTTTTCAAATGATGGTATAGAAGAATCAGATCAAGAATTACTCTTAAATGAAATTAATAAGATATCTGGAGTTAAAAATGCTGCTGCTGCCGACAATAACCTTACAGGTAATTTTGGAAGAACAGGAGGGGTTCATTGGCCAAAACAATTACCAGAAGAAAAACTAAGTTTTATAAAAATAGAAACAGGAGCCAATTTTATTGAAACTATGGGTATAGATATGCACTCTGGACGTTCTTTTGATGCAGAAAGATTAAGTGATTATACTGATAAAGTGATTTTAAACCAAACAGCAGTTAAAAAGATGCAATTAGACAATCCAGTTGGTACTATTATAAAGTTATGGGGTAGAGATCGACAAGTAATTGGTGTAGTTAAGGATTTTCATGCATTAAGTCTATATGAAAAGATTGAACCTACATTAATGATTATTTCAAAGGATAAACTCTCTGAAACTTTCGTTAAGATAAGACCAGGAAATTTAGTCACTACGATCAATCAAATTGAAGACATTTATAAGAAATTTAGCCAAGGTTTACCTTTTAAATATGATTTTGTCGATAAAACGTATAGTGCTATTTATAAAGGAGAAAAACAAGTTGCTGATTTATCAAAATTGTTTTGTGCTATTGCTATTATTATTTCTTGTCTAGGCCTTATGGGATTAGCTTCTTTTGTTTCAGAGCGACGAACTAAAGAAATAGGCATTAGAAAAGTTTTAGGATCTAGTAATATAAGTTTAATAAAACTACTTTCTTCAGACTTCATTCGTACCATTTCACTTGCAATTTTATTGAGTATTCCAATAAGTTATTATTTATCGTATAATTGGGTGCAGAATTTTGCTTATGCTATTGAAATTAAATGGTGGTACTTTGCGTTGGTAACCTTGGTAACGTTTATGATTTTTTCACTTACGGTTCTATCACAAATACTAAGAGTTATTAGCGCAAAAGCTATTGATTCTCTAAGATGTGAATAA